The following proteins are encoded in a genomic region of Paenibacillus sp. FSL R7-0273:
- a CDS encoding glycosyltransferase family 39 protein, whose product MARGIHKSLYIMLSLFIGLFIASSFFIRAKYSYFVYGDTPVLEKQQLGLFILVIVLMLAISAALYTISLKLNRFSRRIVIPAVLAVSFALHVAIIFLFPRLPTDDSETVLNLALDMLYRSDYSSFETGGYLHMFPFNFSTVLYLKTLLYLFPDNYLTIKIFNILFTLLTTLMIYLLYKELNEKSREHDYGVLVFAAAYLPALFMSNFIYNDVIATAFLTGTLYFAVRFMKRKSLKDILFAAVLLAIGNYFRSVGVIVLIAVLISLLLGIRKLGVRKTLAALFITGALFNVPGWTQNAALQATGVVDESVNTNSAPVYMWLNMGINLETFGFWDNRESYTIYQQDADYNKAASTELFKEEINNKLADASTGDLVKMYYKKLIWTWTEGTYQMERYGIGNDSSSGDRGRMVGMVMDRYSYTNAATDLFKGDSGYRSGLLWMMYVLNLLMYGGIMVRLIGSIRAGRYGETPLVLVLLGFIGFYLLWEIKARYIFPVYPLLIVFSYMGFKDVYDYFAGRRR is encoded by the coding sequence ATGGCCAGGGGTATTCATAAATCACTATATATCATGCTTAGCTTGTTCATCGGGCTGTTCATTGCGTCCTCGTTTTTTATCAGGGCAAAGTACAGTTATTTCGTGTATGGCGATACACCGGTGCTTGAGAAACAGCAGCTTGGCCTGTTCATTCTGGTCATCGTTCTGATGCTGGCAATAAGCGCCGCGCTCTATACAATAAGCCTGAAGCTCAACAGGTTCAGCAGACGCATTGTTATTCCCGCCGTTCTGGCGGTGTCTTTTGCCCTTCATGTAGCTATTATCTTCCTGTTTCCCCGTCTGCCGACGGATGATTCCGAGACGGTGCTTAATCTGGCGCTCGATATGCTCTACCGCAGCGATTATTCGTCCTTTGAGACGGGCGGGTATCTGCATATGTTCCCGTTTAACTTTTCGACGGTACTATACTTAAAGACGCTGCTGTACCTTTTTCCGGATAATTACCTGACGATTAAAATATTTAATATTCTGTTCACGCTCTTAACGACGTTAATGATTTACCTGCTGTATAAAGAGCTTAACGAAAAGTCCCGGGAGCATGATTACGGGGTTCTGGTGTTTGCGGCAGCCTATCTGCCGGCCCTGTTCATGAGCAATTTTATTTACAATGATGTGATTGCTACAGCTTTTCTGACGGGCACTCTATATTTTGCTGTGAGATTTATGAAAAGAAAATCCTTAAAGGACATTCTGTTTGCAGCAGTCCTGCTGGCCATCGGGAACTATTTCCGGAGCGTCGGCGTTATTGTCCTGATTGCGGTACTGATTAGCCTGCTGCTGGGCATTCGTAAGCTGGGTGTGCGGAAGACGCTGGCGGCGCTGTTCATTACGGGTGCGCTGTTTAATGTACCAGGCTGGACGCAAAATGCGGCGCTGCAGGCAACAGGTGTAGTGGATGAATCCGTCAATACCAATTCCGCACCGGTCTACATGTGGCTGAATATGGGCATCAATCTGGAGACGTTCGGCTTCTGGGACAACCGGGAGAGCTATACGATTTACCAGCAGGATGCTGATTACAATAAGGCGGCAAGTACTGAGCTGTTTAAAGAGGAAATTAATAATAAGCTGGCGGACGCAAGCACAGGTGATCTGGTGAAAATGTATTATAAAAAGCTGATCTGGACCTGGACGGAAGGAACCTACCAGATGGAGCGCTACGGAATTGGCAATGACAGCTCCTCCGGCGACAGAGGGAGAATGGTTGGCATGGTCATGGACCGCTATAGCTATACAAACGCTGCTACTGATCTTTTTAAAGGAGATTCCGGCTACCGGAGCGGATTGCTGTGGATGATGTATGTGCTGAATCTGCTGATGTACGGCGGCATTATGGTCCGGCTGATCGGCAGTATCAGGGCTGGACGCTACGGTGAAACTCCGCTGGTGCTGGTTCTGCTCGGGTTTATCGGATTTTATCTGCTGTGGGAGATTAAGGCGCGTTATATTTTCCCGGTGTATCCGCTGCTGATCGTGTTCTCATACATGGGCTTTAAGGATGTGTATGACTACTTTGCCGGAAGGAGGAGATGA
- a CDS encoding carbohydrate ABC transporter permease, with protein MKSSRTFSLFNIINSIFMILIVLFTLYPFVYLVAQSFSSEAAIYAGSVSILPVEFTTKTYQVILSKPDFFLYYWNTIVYSLVGTFIAVAATAVMSYPLSKEKLRLNKFFIPFVLFTMYFGGGLIPNYILVAKTLGLRDTIWAIVIPGAISAFNVILMKTFFAGLPGELEEAGRVDGLGVFGIFTRIILPLSKPILVTIMLFVMVGMWNNWFGPSLYLQSKEKWPVALYLKQIIDNAISPTEIGATSDQTSQIAASVKSTAMVLTSLPIICIYPFVQKYFVQGMMIGAVKG; from the coding sequence ATGAAGAGCAGCAGAACCTTCAGCCTGTTTAACATCATTAACAGTATTTTTATGATTCTGATTGTGCTGTTTACCCTGTATCCGTTCGTCTATCTCGTGGCCCAGTCCTTCAGCTCGGAGGCGGCGATTTATGCGGGTTCGGTCTCGATTCTTCCGGTGGAATTTACGACGAAGACGTATCAGGTCATTCTTAGCAAGCCGGACTTTTTCTTATATTACTGGAACACGATTGTGTATTCCTTAGTGGGCACCTTTATTGCTGTGGCTGCAACCGCAGTCATGTCCTATCCGCTCTCCAAGGAGAAGCTGCGGCTGAATAAGTTTTTTATTCCCTTCGTGCTGTTTACGATGTATTTCGGCGGCGGACTGATTCCTAACTATATTCTGGTAGCCAAAACACTAGGGCTGCGGGATACCATCTGGGCCATTGTTATTCCGGGAGCGATCAGCGCATTCAATGTCATTCTGATGAAGACGTTCTTCGCCGGTCTGCCGGGTGAGCTGGAGGAGGCGGGGCGTGTTGACGGCCTGGGGGTATTCGGGATTTTTACACGAATTATTCTTCCTCTGTCGAAGCCGATTCTCGTCACCATTATGCTGTTCGTGATGGTCGGGATGTGGAACAACTGGTTCGGTCCTTCCCTGTATCTGCAGTCGAAAGAGAAATGGCCTGTTGCCTTGTATCTGAAACAGATCATCGATAATGCGATCAGTCCGACGGAAATCGGAGCTACTTCTGATCAGACGAGCCAGATTGCCGCAAGTGTAAAATCTACAGCTATGGTGCTAACGTCACTGCCGATTATCTGTATCTATCCTTTTGTCCAAAAATATTTCGTACAGGGCATGATGATCGGGGCTGTAAAAGGATAA
- a CDS encoding AraC family transcriptional regulator, protein MRGKFTRSVAYRLFVSYAVILCIPVILSLIIYGQTREIVKREIVLASGAMLQQVRYIVDGELLQTESLAAQLAIHPDVRKLISSKTESAYGVYEMKQELNKLLSANDFIQGIYLYSKPLQTVLSSETYVKEQDFYEMKLQTDTFSYNSWQELINGEQTRGYVMLPVENQGNIVYTPAYVRSLTKQGSSETAGTLIIALNAEKIMTMLGNIDWVDRGQVFIMDTNNQVLIQNASGNTVAPPLYREWNDRGTGTFTGSFQEVESMITIESSDTTGWKYISVFPTKVFWERVGTIRNLNLLGLLLCFVIGGVVITYFARKNYDPIRQLVSVFARNTMPRSGAYLDEYTFIRSSVLETIRERDDMNNKQAQQLRVLKDYYLVKLLKGQTDRNVPLTELAKAYHLSWTGDTFAVMLFYIESSEDGVTDLALSQFIVSNIVQDTAGEGVMLHFTDVDGMLAAVVNVHPEFTEQWKEQLEQDLAQAGSFILERYKLRFTAVGSNLLSGMDGIHQAFVQALEAQEHRIMLGERALIWYGDIKPGESSYFFTVNDQMILINFLKAEEFGKAQQMISNMIGQAFQCEASHEMAKCVLLDLATTMIKTIPDSEQAGIAWEEWRPLKRLLSCTTKAEFEQELMDIFGRVCGLLKSKQNSQAGTGISEKIIDFVQKNYNDKNLSVALIGDEFRLTPQYVSRLFREQTGEMGLHDYINHTRVEAAKSLLIEGVSIDETAARVGFASSHALIRVFKKYEGITPGKYRTIQEQA, encoded by the coding sequence ATGCGGGGAAAATTCACGCGGAGTGTAGCTTACCGACTATTTGTTTCGTATGCTGTGATTCTATGTATACCGGTCATACTCAGTTTAATCATATACGGCCAGACCCGGGAGATCGTCAAGCGCGAGATCGTACTGGCCAGCGGCGCGATGCTGCAGCAGGTCAGATACATTGTAGACGGCGAGCTGCTGCAGACGGAGAGCCTGGCGGCCCAGCTGGCCATCCATCCGGATGTGCGCAAATTAATCTCATCCAAAACGGAAAGCGCTTACGGTGTGTATGAGATGAAGCAGGAGCTGAACAAGCTGCTGTCGGCGAATGATTTTATACAGGGCATTTATCTGTACTCCAAGCCGCTGCAGACGGTGCTCTCAAGCGAAACCTATGTGAAGGAGCAGGACTTCTATGAAATGAAGCTGCAGACGGATACGTTCAGCTATAACAGCTGGCAGGAGCTGATTAACGGAGAGCAGACGCGCGGCTATGTGATGCTGCCTGTGGAGAATCAGGGGAATATCGTCTACACTCCGGCTTATGTCCGTTCGCTGACGAAGCAGGGGAGCTCTGAGACCGCAGGGACGCTGATTATTGCGCTCAACGCCGAGAAAATTATGACTATGCTGGGCAATATCGACTGGGTGGACCGCGGCCAGGTGTTCATTATGGATACGAATAATCAGGTCCTGATCCAGAATGCGAGCGGGAATACAGTTGCTCCTCCGCTGTACCGGGAGTGGAATGACCGCGGGACAGGGACGTTTACGGGCTCCTTTCAGGAAGTGGAATCGATGATTACCATTGAATCCTCAGACACAACAGGCTGGAAGTATATCAGTGTGTTTCCGACAAAAGTATTCTGGGAGCGCGTCGGCACCATCCGTAACTTGAACCTGCTCGGGCTGCTGCTGTGCTTTGTGATCGGGGGCGTGGTAATCACTTATTTTGCCCGGAAAAATTATGACCCGATCAGGCAGCTGGTAAGCGTATTTGCCCGAAATACGATGCCGCGCAGCGGAGCGTATCTGGATGAGTACACCTTTATCCGCAGCAGTGTGCTGGAGACGATCCGCGAGCGCGATGATATGAACAATAAGCAGGCTCAGCAGCTGCGGGTGCTGAAGGATTATTATCTGGTAAAGCTGCTGAAGGGGCAGACGGACCGCAATGTTCCGCTGACGGAGCTGGCAAAGGCCTACCATTTGTCCTGGACGGGGGACACCTTTGCCGTAATGTTGTTTTATATTGAGAGCAGTGAGGACGGAGTGACCGATCTGGCCTTATCTCAGTTCATTGTCTCGAATATCGTTCAGGATACGGCGGGTGAAGGAGTGATGCTCCATTTTACAGATGTGGACGGAATGCTTGCTGCTGTGGTAAATGTTCATCCGGAGTTCACGGAGCAATGGAAGGAGCAGCTAGAGCAGGATCTGGCGCAGGCCGGCAGCTTCATTCTTGAACGGTACAAGCTCCGGTTCACTGCAGTAGGCAGCAATCTGCTGAGCGGGATGGACGGGATTCATCAGGCCTTTGTGCAGGCGCTGGAGGCGCAGGAGCACCGGATTATGCTTGGGGAGCGGGCGCTGATCTGGTACGGGGATATTAAGCCCGGCGAGAGCAGCTATTTCTTCACGGTGAACGACCAGATGATCCTGATCAACTTCCTGAAGGCGGAGGAATTCGGCAAGGCGCAGCAGATGATCAGCAACATGATCGGGCAGGCGTTCCAGTGTGAGGCTTCCCATGAGATGGCCAAGTGTGTGCTGCTGGATCTGGCGACGACCATGATCAAAACCATTCCCGACTCGGAGCAGGCCGGTATCGCCTGGGAGGAATGGCGTCCGCTCAAGCGGCTCTTATCTTGCACCACCAAGGCGGAGTTTGAGCAGGAGCTGATGGATATTTTCGGGCGGGTATGCGGGCTGCTCAAGAGTAAGCAGAATAGTCAGGCCGGCACCGGCATCAGCGAGAAGATTATTGATTTTGTGCAAAAGAATTATAATGACAAGAACCTCAGCGTCGCCCTGATTGGGGATGAATTCCGGCTGACCCCGCAGTACGTATCCCGCTTGTTCCGGGAGCAGACAGGGGAGATGGGGCTGCATGATTATATCAACCATACCCGGGTGGAAGCGGCTAAGTCACTGCTCATAGAGGGAGTAAGCATTGACGAGACGGCGGCCCGCGTCGGCTTCGCCAGCAGCCATGCGCTGATCCGTGTGTTCAAGAAATACGAAGGCATCACCCCCGGCAAGTACAGAACGATTCAGGAGCAGGCGTAA
- a CDS encoding methyl-accepting chemotaxis protein produces the protein MGIKNRLLNATVNSIKFKLVLAIVIVQVLSTNIGQAVNYLLDRSGEVIEIVGGDSRYIEGNVGFLVSSGLSILISVFIIVFVYDRLVLNRLKKVLGYTEQLGEGVLSGELKFGGNDEISRLGHSLDKSAAHIKSLVSGIADISGNINSASYELMESARNSSAGMNTIHTTSSTLADDAASLLHSTREANSSFEQLHEQNRLLLVSAGSALSSADEMENRALQMSRQVSASLEQADRTYREKQDNILQAIAAGAIVEEISVISHSVKAISSQTHLLALNASIEAARAGEQGRGFEVVAGEVKKLADQSAQAISGIEELVAQVREVFDHLSRSSQDVLEYIDHNVKADYELLLQTGRQYQSDAALIHRISTEVNGAAGLMNTSIKEISKVIDTVVDTSGNASAYTAEINASLADISAVMNEAAVSMEQQSELASQLIESVKRFTF, from the coding sequence ATGGGCATTAAGAACCGGTTGTTGAATGCTACTGTTAACTCTATTAAGTTCAAGCTGGTGCTGGCGATTGTGATTGTGCAGGTGCTGAGCACGAATATCGGACAGGCTGTGAATTATCTGCTGGACCGAAGCGGAGAGGTCATTGAGATCGTCGGAGGGGACTCCAGATATATCGAAGGAAACGTCGGCTTCCTGGTCTCATCGGGACTCAGTATTCTGATCTCTGTTTTCATTATTGTGTTTGTATACGATAGGCTGGTCTTGAATCGGCTGAAAAAGGTACTGGGGTACACCGAGCAGTTGGGGGAAGGCGTTCTGTCGGGGGAGCTTAAGTTTGGCGGCAATGATGAGATCAGCAGACTCGGCCATTCACTCGATAAAAGCGCTGCCCATATCAAATCCCTGGTCTCCGGAATTGCAGATATTTCAGGCAACATCAATTCGGCCAGCTATGAGCTAATGGAGTCGGCCCGGAATTCTTCGGCCGGCATGAACACCATACATACTACTTCATCGACTCTCGCGGACGATGCTGCAAGTCTGCTGCACTCCACCCGGGAAGCGAATAGCTCCTTCGAGCAGCTCCATGAGCAAAACCGTTTGCTGCTGGTAAGTGCCGGCTCGGCTTTAAGCTCAGCGGATGAAATGGAAAACCGTGCTTTACAAATGAGCCGGCAGGTCAGTGCGTCTCTAGAGCAGGCCGACCGGACCTACAGGGAAAAGCAGGACAATATTCTTCAAGCCATCGCAGCCGGCGCAATTGTTGAAGAGATCAGTGTCATCTCCCACAGCGTCAAGGCAATCTCGTCACAGACCCATCTGCTGGCCCTGAATGCATCGATTGAGGCAGCCAGAGCGGGTGAGCAGGGCAGAGGGTTTGAGGTGGTTGCAGGAGAAGTGAAGAAGCTGGCAGATCAGTCCGCTCAGGCCATTTCGGGAATTGAGGAGCTTGTGGCGCAGGTAAGAGAGGTGTTCGATCATCTGTCGCGCAGCTCCCAGGATGTGCTGGAGTACATTGACCATAATGTAAAAGCGGATTATGAGCTTCTGCTGCAGACCGGCCGCCAATACCAGTCGGACGCGGCGCTGATCCACCGGATTTCGACGGAAGTGAACGGAGCTGCCGGCCTAATGAATACTTCTATTAAGGAGATCAGTAAGGTGATAGATACGGTTGTAGATACCTCCGGGAACGCCTCTGCGTATACGGCCGAGATTAATGCCAGCCTAGCCGATATTAGCGCGGTGATGAATGAAGCGGCAGTATCGATGGAGCAGCAGTCTGAGCTTGCGTCACAGTTAATTGAGTCCGTAAAAAGATTCACTTTTTAA
- a CDS encoding ClbS/DfsB family four-helix bundle protein → MASYEYGSKQELLDTIHTNYILFDAEFTGISDRYRNTRISEVDKTPGEIIAYQLGWLHLVMGWDKAELAGQSVPMPSTDYKWNQLGGLYQSFYKEYESYTLTDLRGMLRQVEQEWLIWVGGLTEEELFTQEIRAWTGSKDNWPMARWIHINSAAPFKTFRAKIRKWKKHVPAE, encoded by the coding sequence ATGGCAAGCTATGAATATGGCTCCAAGCAGGAGCTGCTGGACACGATCCATACTAACTACATATTGTTTGATGCTGAATTTACAGGGATCAGCGACCGTTACAGGAACACTCGGATATCTGAAGTAGATAAAACACCGGGAGAAATCATCGCCTACCAGCTGGGCTGGCTGCATCTCGTAATGGGCTGGGACAAGGCAGAGCTTGCGGGACAGAGTGTGCCGATGCCGTCTACAGATTATAAATGGAACCAGCTGGGCGGATTGTACCAGTCCTTTTATAAAGAGTATGAGAGCTATACGCTTACTGATTTGCGGGGAATGCTTCGTCAGGTGGAGCAGGAATGGCTGATCTGGGTAGGCGGCTTGACGGAGGAAGAGCTGTTTACTCAGGAAATTCGCGCCTGGACAGGCAGCAAGGACAACTGGCCGATGGCCCGCTGGATTCACATTAACTCGGCAGCTCCGTTCAAAACCTTCCGGGCAAAGATCCGGAAGTGGAAAAAGCACGTTCCGGCGGAGTGA
- a CDS encoding ABC transporter permease, producing the protein MAAQPQISGAARRQLKKKDQTPLWKHVKQEWKLYSFLVIPVLYFLIFKYAPMLGNIIAFRKYRGGPNIFGTEWVGFTYFEMFMKDPTFWRAFFNDLTLSVSYLVVKFPLTLLFALLLNEIRRLKWKKFVQTVSYLPHFISMVIVAGMIKEILSLTGPVNSLLATLGLEKIAFISLPEWFTPIYVTSGVWQGLGWGTILYLAAMTSIDPALYEAAKMDGANRMRLARHVTIPGILPTVMVLLILDIGSILSSNFEKILLLYNPLTYESADVVSTYVYRMGITGGNFSYATAVGLFEGIIGLILVTTANAVSKRTTKSSLW; encoded by the coding sequence ATGGCAGCTCAGCCGCAAATCAGTGGGGCAGCCCGCAGGCAGCTTAAGAAGAAAGATCAGACGCCGCTGTGGAAGCATGTTAAGCAGGAGTGGAAGCTTTATTCGTTCCTGGTCATTCCCGTACTTTATTTTCTGATCTTTAAGTACGCTCCGATGCTGGGGAATATTATTGCCTTCCGCAAGTACAGGGGCGGGCCGAATATTTTTGGAACGGAATGGGTCGGCTTTACTTATTTTGAAATGTTCATGAAGGACCCGACCTTCTGGCGGGCGTTCTTCAACGATCTGACGCTGAGCGTGAGTTATCTGGTGGTGAAATTCCCGCTCACCCTGCTGTTCGCGCTTTTGCTCAACGAAATCCGCAGGCTCAAATGGAAAAAATTCGTCCAGACCGTATCCTATCTGCCCCATTTTATCTCGATGGTTATTGTCGCGGGGATGATTAAAGAAATTCTCTCCTTAACCGGTCCGGTTAACAGCCTGCTCGCCACACTCGGACTTGAGAAAATCGCCTTCATCTCGCTGCCGGAATGGTTCACACCGATCTATGTTACGTCCGGGGTATGGCAGGGGCTGGGCTGGGGAACGATTCTCTATCTTGCTGCAATGACCAGCATTGATCCGGCACTGTATGAGGCGGCCAAAATGGACGGGGCCAACCGGATGCGTCTTGCCAGGCACGTTACCATTCCCGGCATTCTGCCGACGGTCATGGTACTCCTGATTCTGGACATCGGCAGCATTTTAAGCTCTAATTTTGAAAAAATCCTGCTACTCTACAATCCGCTTACCTATGAATCGGCAGATGTCGTCTCCACCTATGTGTACCGGATGGGGATCACCGGCGGTAATTTCAGCTATGCGACTGCAGTCGGCCTGTTCGAAGGCATTATCGGGCTGATTCTGGTCACAACGGCCAACGCTGTGTCCAAGCGGACTACGAAATCAAGCTTATGGTAG